A stretch of the Acyrthosiphon pisum isolate AL4f chromosome A2, pea_aphid_22Mar2018_4r6ur, whole genome shotgun sequence genome encodes the following:
- the LOC115034129 gene encoding uncharacterized protein LOC115034129, giving the protein MNNVAEENAGQIEPENDGDADHRQINVADEEDILEPENYEELQYEEPIIGRNINLFEVDANVIENIPLRQEEAEPQINDEDENDFVIPEDRELNIWRQFINDSDDEVPFVQVPQNLAELYPQQNEENICVVCRFSQRTHALVPCGHRVLCVDCLAQLPETRFPICNQDFINCYHW; this is encoded by the exons ATGAACAATGTAGCAGAAGAAAATGCAGGACAGAtagaa CCAGAAAATGATGGAGATGCTGACCACCGCCAAATAAATGTAGCAGATGAAGAAGATATACTTGAA CCAGAAAATTATGAAGAGTTACAATATGAAGaaccaataatag gtagaaatataaatttatttgaggTTGATGCAAATGTAATTGAAAACATTCCACTAAGGCAGGAAGAAGCTGAACCTCAAATCAATGACGAGG atgaaaatgattttgtcatTCCAGAAGACAGGGAATTAAACATTTGGCGACAGTTTATAAATGACTCTGATGATGAGGTACCATTCGTTCAAGTACCTCAAAATTTGGCTGAACTTTATCCGCAGCAGAATGAAGAAAATATATGTGTTGTTTGTAGATTTTCTCAAAGGACACATGCGCTTGTGCCTTGCGGGCATCGTGTCTTATGTGTAGATTGCTTAGCACAATTACCCGAAACACGATTCCCAATTTGTAATCAGgactttataaattgttatcattgGTGA
- the LOC107885085 gene encoding uncharacterized protein LOC107885085 codes for MRGAEQYSWPLAELCMRHARRRNVPALPPTLVALADILETNPDRYTCCGHSFYQDRTIDVDGKVSIIFGCLDLIQEVIRQGGSELHADATFKVVPSSPKCRQLFVMHFNIQNYSIPIIYVLMESKTETAYTLVLRKCKALFPAIQPVCIMTYYENALKNAFSNIYPESIQNACYFHYVQVGI; via the exons ATGAGAGGTGCAGAACAATATTCTTGGCCTTTAGCCGAGTTGTGCATGCGCCATGCCCGTAGAAGAAATGTGCCTGCTTTGCCACCAACCTTAGTTGCACTTGCAGACATTTTGGAGACCAATCCAGACCGATATACTTGTTGTGGTCATTCTTTTTACCAGGACCGAACAATTGATGTTGATGGAAAAGTTTCAATTATATTCGGTTGTTTGGACTTGATTCAAGAAGTTATACGCCAGGGTGGATCTGAGCTTCATGCGGATGCAACGTTTAAAGTTGTTCCATCCTCCCCAAAATGTAGACAATTGTTTGTTATGCactttaatattcaaaattat tCCAtccctataatatatgtattaatggaATCAAAAACAGAAACAGCTTATACGCTTGTTCTCAGAAAATGTAAGGCCTTGTTTCCAGCTATTCAGCCAGTATGTATCATGACTTACTAtgaaaatgctttaaaaaatgcatttagtAACATATACCCTGAAAGTATTCAAAATGCATGTTATTTTCATTATGTACAggtaggcatataa
- the LOC100568743 gene encoding uncharacterized protein LOC100568743: protein MSNQSHNQISDVQELILSSTDSGHVLDNLLPGFKYNIKLTPSTSNGTLPSSPIYSITTLMTKNDVQIKNISTKNENGKIKVNWILVNPHRHYATVDVPVTAIIKYKVKRILSCSIREVEQNWTSITIFNRTNYEIIDTVPNSQYSIKVFVDVKDKNTTQRENMIDVLTPASNPITEPVLDPDHPMYITNNSVFVQWKLSSENCSKLNGFLSQFYIELKDKVDDILQIRETKNSYIGFKELRSNTDYELKIFIKTHFGYNPEYFLLANFKTKLENLKPVEDLVVYKKSPKNRMVGFRWNYTQDTNVDGFIVSFDENPLINTKNTSIIPLQKCSAWPEYYCHTFYNLSPSNNYTFKIKPKSIDYPEGGNVSSISFNSIDGLPDSPMNLKTTEIGSSTIVLQWDIPWIFNGVLKMFVINVDEITPIDMNTCCVTITPVEIPVNEELPTYNHTITGLQPGSLYSIGVLTVSKSLCYSSQSRLSVTLPTI, encoded by the exons ATGTCAAATCAATCACATAATCAAATATCTGATGTACAAGAATTAATACTATCAAGTACAGATAGTGGTCACGTTTTGGATAATCTTCTTCCgggttttaaatataacataaaattaactcCTTCGACAAGTAATGGGACGTTACCATCCTCGCCTATTTATTCAATCACTACTCTTATgacaa aaaatgacgttcaaataaagaatatttccactaaaaatgaaaatggaaAAATCAAAGTAAATTGGATATTGGTAAATCCTCATCGACATTACGCTACAGTTGATGTACCAGTAACAgcaatcattaaatataaa gtgAAACGAATTCTCAGCTGTTCCATAAGGGAAGTAGAACAAAATTGGAcgtcaataacaatttttaatcgaaccaattatgaaataattgacACAGTGCCGAATTCTCAATATAGTATAAAAGTTTTTGTTGACGTTAAAGACAAAAATACTACTCAACGAGAAAATATGATTGATGTCTTAACACCAGCatcaa ATCCAATAACTGAACCAGTCTTAGATCCTGATCATCCAATGTACATCACTAATAACTCTGTATTTGTTCAGTGGAAATTGTCTTCCGAAAATTGCTCAAAACTAAATGGATTTTTATCTCAATTCTATATAGAATTAAAg GATAAGGTTGATGACATTTTACAAATAAGAGAAACCAAAAATAGTTACATTGGCTTTAAAGAGCTAAGATCCAACACAGATTAtgaactgaaaatatttataaaaactcaCTTCGGTTATAATCCAGAATATTTTCTACTCGCCAATTTCAAGACTAAATTAGAAA atttaaaaccaGTAGAAGATTTAGTGGTTTATAAAAAGAGTCCAAAGAATCGTATGGTAGGGTTTCGCTGGAACTATACACAAGATACAAATGTAGACGGATTTATAGTTTCGTTTGATGAGAATCCTTTAATAAACACGAAAAACACTTCCATAATACCTCTGCAGAAATGCTCTGCGTGGCCAGAATACTattgtcatacattttataatttgagtcCTAGCAACAATTACACATTTAAA atAAAGCCAAAGTCAATAGATTATCCAGAAGGTGGTAATGTTTCGTCTATTTCTTTTAACAGCATCGATGgac TACCTGATTCTCCAATGAATTTAAAAACGACCGAAATTGGTAGCTCTACAATTGTTCTCCAGTGGGATATTCCATGGATATTCAACGGtgtattgaaaatgtttgttattaatgTTGATGAAATTACACCAATAGACATGAACACCTGTTGTGTTACCATTACGCCAGTAGAAATTCCAGTTAACGAAGAACTACCTACGTATAATCATACG ataaCTGGCCTACAACCCGGGTCATTATATTCAATTGGAGTTTTAACTGTATCCAAATCATTATGTTACAGTTCGCAGTCTAGACTGTCTGTCACACTTCCAACTATTTaa